The Rhopalosiphum maidis isolate BTI-1 chromosome 1, ASM367621v3, whole genome shotgun sequence genome has a segment encoding these proteins:
- the LOC113560849 gene encoding uncharacterized protein LOC113560849, translating to MFFKLIFISIFITYTTGQGTKTNYQYNENDHVKPISEPALYNRDDAKLNWYGGGNSVYFTNGLPVNFDSRKKWTNCPSIGHIYNQGNCRSSYAIAVASAVTDRICIHSNETKNPIMSAQQIISCCYLCGYGCDGGSQFESWDFYRRHGFVSGGDYNSNQGCQPYKIPPCKLINEKPPGHSCTTYHREETPTCEIKCYNPNYYTSFRTDIYKGKYYRVYPYMAMKEIFDNGPITTQFYMYRDLIDYKSGVYQYDEQSDVPFFTVQTVKIFGWGEENGVPYWLVANSFGSDWGDNGTFKISRGNDGCFFQEKMFAGLPFISGCQCNAKFKLQQIVEHVNRANVPWEAGINHLSTSDYKNIVGTWGNQKNGKMIDIIGHKDDEDDANGSNDIPENFDARINWFECVSISHIWNQGNCAADWAISVTSAINDRICIKSKKNITAFYSPQKVLSCCDDCGDGCNGGYSGAAWNYWTKRGVVTGGDYGSNEGCQPWLIPPCNHTVLDERSPSYMCGKYKSETPKCNLNCYNQNYSKPFLKDITKGMRIEWYCPGMIRKEMKKYGPATAIMRVYEDFLTYKSGVYQHVTGKLLGQITVKVIGWGVQGGVQYWLAANSWGTSWGDKGFFKIRRGFNECLFEDYFITGKPLL from the exons atgttttttaaattaatatttatttcgatttttataacatatactaCCGGGCAGGGCACTAAGACAAACTACCAATATAATGAAAACGACCATGTTAAG CCTATTTCAGAGCCAGCGCTTTATAACAGAGATGACGCAAAGTTGAATTGGTATGGAGGAGGCAATAGTGTTTATTTTACGAATGGGCTGCCAGTAAATTTCGACTCAAGAAAAAAATGGACAAATTGCCCATCGATCGgtcatatatataatcaagGAAACTGCCGTTCAAGTTATGCCATAGCGGTAGCGTCTGCAGTAACCGATAGAATTTGTATTCATTCAAACGAAACAAAAAATCCTATAATGTCTGCACAGCAGATTATTTCTTGCTGCTATTTGTGTGGATATGGATGTGATGGTGGGTCACAATTCGAGTCTTGGGACTTTTACAGGAGACATGGGTTTGTGTCAGGTGGAGATTACAATTCCAATCAG ggttGTCAGCCATATAAGATTCCACCATGTAaactaattaatgaaaaaccaCCTGGACACAGTTGTACAACATATCACAGAGAGGAAACACCGACATGTGAAATAAAGTGTTATAACCCAAATTATTACACTTCATTCAGAACTGATATTTATAAAG gtaaatattatCGAGTGTACCCTTATATGGCTATGAAAGAAATCTTTGATAACGGTCCGATAACAACCCAGTTCTACATGTATAGAGATTTGATTGATTACAAATCGG gaGTATATCAGTACGACGAGCAATCAGACGTACCTTTCTTCACCGTACAAACCGTGAAGATTTTCGGCTGGGGTGAAGAAAACGGTGTCCCGTATTGGTTAGTAGCTAATTCGTTTGGTTCAGATTGGGGAGATAACGGaacgtttaaaatttcaagaGGTAACGACGGCTGCTTTTTCCAAGAAAAAATGTTCGCGGGACTAccattt atatctgGTTGTCAGTGCAatgcaaaatttaaacttcaacaAATCGTTGAACACGTAAACCGTGCTAACGTACCATGGGAA GCCGGAATAAATCATCTCAGTACGTCTGACTACAAAAACATAGTTGGAACTTGGGGCAatcaaaaaaatggtaaaatgaTCGATATTATCGGTCATAAGGACGATGAAGACGATGCGAATGGATCGAATGATATTCCAGAAAATTTTGACGCCCGTATTAATTGGTTTGAATGCGTTTCTATTTCACACATATGGAACCAGGGAAACTGTGCTGCTGACTGG GCGATTTCTGTCACTTCAGCTATTAACGACCGCATATGTATTAagtcaaagaaaaatataacggCATTTTATTCTCCGCAAAAAGTTTTATCTTGTTGTGATGATTGTGGTGACGGGTGCAATGGTGGTTATTCTGGAGCAGCATGGAATTATTGGACAAAAAGAGGAGTGGTCACAGGTGGAGATTACGGTAGCAATGAA GGCTGTCAACCATGGTTGATTCCACCATGTAACCATACAGTTTTGGATGAAAGAAGTCCATCATATATGTGcggaaaatataaatcagaaacgccaaaatgcaatttaaattgctacaaccaaaattattcaaaacccTTCCTAAAAGACATTACAAAGG gaATGCGAATTGAATGGTATTGTCCGGGAATGATCAGgaaagaaatgaaaaaatatgggCCTGCAACTGCTATAATGCGTGTTTATGAAGATTTCTTAACATACAAATCAG GAGTTTATCAACATGTAACTGGAAAACTACTTGGTCAGATTACGGTAAAGGTCATCGGATGGGGTGTACAGGGAGGTGTTCAATATTGGTTAGCTGCCAATTCATGGGGTACTTCTT